One part of the Orenia metallireducens genome encodes these proteins:
- a CDS encoding patatin-like phospholipase family protein, which produces MKPTLGVALGAGSARGLAHLGALKAFEEEGIEIDYLGGTSMGSVIGGFYAAGLSLNRLERLAIHLKWEHLTDITVPRKGLIAGNKVKEFFELLTHRKNFEDLNLPFVAVAADIEKGEEVVIKEGLVADGIRASMSIPGVYVPYELDGRVLVDGAVLNRVPVTPVREMGADIVVGVEVSYNVINGTKVNNIFDVIINSIDIMQQEIAEHKNTGADILIIPEVGHIPTTGLDQAEECIKLGYQATKESIPKIKKLIEEWSLDEASQQRR; this is translated from the coding sequence ATGAAACCTACTCTTGGTGTAGCTTTAGGGGCTGGATCAGCAAGGGGACTAGCTCATTTAGGGGCTTTAAAGGCCTTTGAAGAAGAGGGGATAGAGATTGATTATTTAGGTGGTACTAGTATGGGGAGTGTAATTGGTGGCTTTTATGCTGCAGGATTGTCACTAAACAGACTAGAGCGATTAGCTATTCATTTAAAATGGGAGCATTTAACAGATATAACTGTACCAAGAAAAGGGCTGATTGCTGGTAATAAGGTAAAGGAGTTCTTTGAATTATTGACTCATAGAAAGAATTTTGAGGATTTAAATCTTCCCTTTGTTGCAGTAGCAGCAGATATTGAGAAGGGGGAAGAGGTAGTAATTAAGGAAGGATTAGTAGCTGATGGTATTCGAGCCAGTATGTCTATTCCAGGAGTTTATGTGCCATATGAGTTAGATGGTAGGGTCTTAGTAGATGGAGCTGTCTTAAATAGAGTTCCTGTAACTCCTGTAAGGGAGATGGGAGCTGATATTGTTGTAGGTGTAGAGGTTAGTTATAATGTAATTAATGGGACTAAGGTCAATAATATCTTTGATGTGATTATCAATTCTATTGATATTATGCAACAGGAGATTGCTGAGCATAAGAATACTGGTGCTGATATATTAATTATTCCTGAGGTTGGTCATATCCCTACAACTGGTTTAGATCAGGCAGAAGAATGTATCAAGTTAGGATATCAAGCTACTAAAGAGTCTATACCGAAAATTAAAAAGTTGATAGAGGAGTGGAGTTTAGATGAGGCGTCTCAACAGAGAAGATAG
- a CDS encoding YlbL family protein, whose product MRRLNREDRHLLLGIICVLIVGFLVFWPTDYYRISPGIAKTLEPMVEVKAESYPIKGEVMLTAVSMREARLFDYLYIKLFKPQLIELRPKPEGVNMKEYAEVMLEMMKESQLKAKAVALKEAGYDPKITGEGVKIVKVLEEGDAYGKLQEGDIIVAVDGDPVHLMTETVDKIQNREMGQGVKVTVKRGDEKKDYNLRTLPLQENSDNPSIGVLITPYNRKYTLPIDIEINAGKIGGPSAGGMFTLEIYNRLVPEDITHGLKIAGTGTIDLDGRIGKIDGIQQKIAAAQKEGAKVFFVPKGNAKKAQKMKVSGIKLVVVENIKEIIEYLKEEKFKS is encoded by the coding sequence ATGAGGCGTCTCAACAGAGAAGATAGACATTTACTTCTAGGAATAATCTGCGTATTAATAGTAGGATTTTTAGTTTTTTGGCCTACTGATTATTATAGAATTTCACCTGGAATTGCTAAAACCTTAGAGCCAATGGTAGAAGTGAAAGCTGAGTCTTATCCTATAAAGGGGGAGGTAATGCTAACAGCTGTTTCAATGAGAGAGGCTAGATTATTCGATTATTTATATATTAAATTATTCAAGCCCCAATTGATTGAATTAAGACCTAAACCTGAAGGCGTAAATATGAAAGAATATGCTGAGGTTATGCTAGAGATGATGAAAGAGAGTCAACTTAAGGCTAAAGCAGTAGCTTTAAAGGAAGCAGGTTATGATCCTAAGATAACTGGGGAGGGGGTCAAAATTGTTAAGGTACTAGAAGAAGGAGATGCCTATGGAAAGTTACAAGAGGGTGATATCATAGTTGCAGTTGATGGTGACCCCGTTCATTTGATGACTGAGACTGTAGATAAGATTCAAAATAGAGAGATGGGGCAAGGAGTTAAGGTTACCGTTAAAAGGGGCGATGAGAAGAAAGATTATAATTTAAGAACACTTCCTTTACAAGAAAATTCAGATAACCCTTCGATTGGTGTCCTAATCACACCTTATAATAGAAAGTATACTCTCCCTATCGATATAGAGATTAATGCAGGAAAGATTGGGGGACCTTCAGCAGGAGGGATGTTTACTTTAGAGATCTATAATCGCTTGGTACCAGAGGATATTACCCATGGGTTGAAGATTGCAGGGACAGGAACGATAGATTTAGATGGCCGTATCGGCAAGATTGATGGTATTCAACAGAAGATAGCAGCAGCTCAGAAAGAAGGGGCTAAGGTATTTTTTGTCCCTAAGGGTAATGCTAAGAAGGCTCAAAAGATGAAGGTATCAGGGATAAAGCTTGTAGTAGTAGAGAATATAAAAGAGATAATTGAATATCTTAAAGAAGAAAAATTTAAATCATGA
- a CDS encoding LacI family DNA-binding transcriptional regulator has product MGVTIKDVAKEAKVSIATVSYVINNKGNVTDETKEKVLKAVKKLGYQPNLSARNLVGQKSNLIGVLIPNWGDADRLSEGNKDNFNFDNPFYGNILNSIESLSTKEGYSILLIGSTITADKVKNIILQRDLDGLIIIGALPKLIDNLSEIKIPIVLIDSYTKQEKFYKVGIDDEYGGYIATKHLLDLGHKEIGLISGELIEDGVDMERFKGYKRALLERNLPIKEENICNVGVSMEGGYHGVEELLKQNQQLTAIFSTADIMSMGIYKKLNELKFKIPEDISIVSFDNFPYTEFLHPSLSTVSQPVFLKGRQAAEVLIDLIAGDRVDNQTLTLPIELIKRDSVKRL; this is encoded by the coding sequence GTGGGTGTGACAATCAAAGATGTTGCTAAAGAGGCTAAGGTCTCTATTGCAACGGTATCTTATGTGATTAATAATAAAGGAAATGTAACTGATGAAACCAAAGAGAAGGTGTTAAAGGCTGTTAAAAAGTTAGGCTATCAACCTAATCTCTCTGCCAGAAATTTGGTTGGGCAAAAGAGTAATCTAATCGGTGTATTAATACCTAATTGGGGTGATGCTGATAGATTAAGTGAGGGCAATAAGGACAATTTTAACTTTGATAACCCCTTTTATGGCAATATACTCAATAGTATAGAGTCACTAAGTACAAAGGAAGGCTACAGTATATTACTTATCGGTTCTACTATTACTGCTGATAAAGTTAAAAATATAATTTTACAGAGGGATTTAGATGGTTTGATTATCATTGGAGCACTTCCTAAGCTGATAGATAATTTGAGTGAAATTAAGATTCCAATAGTCTTGATTGATAGCTATACTAAGCAGGAGAAGTTTTATAAGGTAGGAATTGATGATGAGTATGGAGGTTATATTGCTACCAAGCACCTCTTGGATTTAGGGCATAAGGAGATTGGCCTGATTAGTGGTGAATTAATAGAAGATGGTGTTGATATGGAACGTTTTAAAGGATATAAAAGGGCTTTACTTGAAAGAAATCTCCCTATCAAAGAGGAGAATATATGTAATGTAGGTGTTTCGATGGAGGGGGGATATCATGGAGTAGAGGAGTTATTAAAGCAGAATCAGCAGTTAACAGCAATCTTCTCAACTGCTGATATTATGAGTATGGGAATTTATAAAAAGTTAAATGAGCTTAAATTCAAGATACCAGAGGATATTTCAATTGTTAGTTTCGATAATTTTCCTTATACTGAATTTCTCCATCCTTCTCTAAGTACAGTAAGTCAACCAGTTTTCTTAAAGGGAAGGCAGGCTGCAGAGGTATTGATTGATTTAATTGCTGGAGATAGAGTGGATAATCAGACCTTGACTCTTCCCATAGAACTAATTAAAAGGGATTCAGTTAAAAGGTTATGA
- a CDS encoding expansin EXLX1 family cellulose-binding protein, giving the protein MIKIPTERDENNNDSQIIQPVYEYIIQPGDTLFYISQRNNIPLGTLIAANPQIKNPDLIYPGEKIYIPKPKEIHKGKTTYYKHEEWHCYKVPPQGYYIAAVNISDYNKGLMCGAYLEVTNWLNTIKVLVVDSMGKDKDYIDLEEKAFQKITRLSRGIIGTTWRIIPLEFPDPNDDKIKYHFGSDSTEYYINVQLRNHLYPVKKLEYFDKKKEKYIKLKRRPDGIFTKVNPRQKSFDFKITSIYNQVIIDKDIKLTPGKTVVENAQFKNLHYPES; this is encoded by the coding sequence GTGATTAAAATACCTACTGAAAGAGATGAAAATAATAATGATAGTCAAATTATTCAACCAGTCTATGAGTATATTATACAACCCGGAGATACTTTATTTTACATTTCTCAAAGAAATAACATACCTCTTGGAACATTAATTGCTGCCAACCCTCAAATAAAGAACCCAGACCTTATCTATCCCGGTGAAAAGATTTATATTCCTAAACCCAAAGAAATTCACAAGGGAAAAACTACTTATTATAAACACGAAGAATGGCATTGTTATAAAGTTCCTCCGCAAGGATACTATATAGCAGCAGTTAATATCTCTGATTATAATAAAGGACTAATGTGTGGTGCCTATCTAGAAGTCACTAACTGGCTAAATACTATAAAAGTATTAGTTGTTGATAGTATGGGTAAAGATAAAGACTATATTGATTTAGAAGAAAAGGCTTTCCAAAAGATAACTAGACTCTCAAGGGGTATTATCGGTACCACATGGAGAATAATTCCCTTAGAATTCCCCGACCCTAATGATGATAAAATAAAATATCATTTTGGTTCAGATAGTACTGAATATTATATAAATGTACAATTAAGAAACCACCTCTATCCAGTTAAAAAACTAGAGTACTTTGATAAGAAGAAAGAAAAATATATAAAACTGAAAAGAAGACCAGATGGTATCTTTACTAAAGTTAACCCAAGACAAAAATCCTTCGATTTTAAAATAACTAGTATCTACAATCAAGTAATTATAGATAAAGATATTAAATTAACTCCTGGAAAAACTGTAGTTGAAAATGCTCAATTTAAGAATTTACACTACCCAGAATCATAA
- a CDS encoding DUF362 domain-containing protein translates to MAYTISDACISCGVCESTCPVEAIFEGDTQFEIDADACIDCGACAGSCPVEAIEE, encoded by the coding sequence ATGGCTTATACAATTAGTGATGCTTGTATTTCTTGTGGTGTATGCGAAAGCACTTGCCCAGTAGAAGCTATTTTTGAAGGTGATACTCAATTTGAAATCGATGCTGATGCTTGTATCGATTGTGGTGCTTGTGCAGGATCTTGTCCAGTAGAGGCAATTGAAGAGTAA
- a CDS encoding SDR family oxidoreductase, protein MYPKYPYFGFEQRCKKRPITFPPQHQKQHPGIEKIMEPRPIFNNPDYQGSNKLLNKVAIITGGDSGIGRAVAVAFAKEGADIVIAYLYEDIDAKKTKEIVEKIGSTCLTIKGDLKNPRFSYKIVEKTIDTFGKVDILVNNAAIQVYQESILDITNRQLEDVFGTNIFSCFYMTKATLPHLKKGSKIINTTSVTAYEGHKNLIDYSVTKGAIVTFTRSLSLSLIENDIRVNAVAPGPIWTPFIPSSFPPEKVENFGLNTPIKRAGQPFELAPTYVYLASDDSKYVSGQVLHVNGGTMVSS, encoded by the coding sequence ATGTATCCCAAATATCCCTATTTCGGTTTTGAACAAAGATGTAAGAAAAGACCAATTACCTTTCCTCCTCAACACCAGAAGCAGCACCCTGGTATAGAAAAAATCATGGAGCCAAGACCTATTTTTAATAATCCAGATTATCAAGGAAGCAATAAATTATTAAATAAAGTAGCTATTATCACAGGAGGAGACAGTGGTATAGGTCGAGCTGTTGCAGTTGCTTTTGCTAAAGAAGGAGCCGATATAGTTATCGCTTACCTTTATGAAGATATTGATGCAAAAAAAACTAAAGAGATAGTTGAAAAGATAGGTAGTACCTGTTTAACCATTAAAGGTGATCTTAAAAATCCTAGATTCTCTTACAAAATTGTAGAAAAAACTATAGATACTTTTGGTAAAGTGGATATTCTTGTTAATAATGCGGCTATCCAAGTCTATCAAGAGAGTATATTAGATATAACTAATAGACAATTAGAAGATGTTTTTGGTACAAATATTTTTTCTTGTTTTTATATGACTAAAGCAACTTTACCACATTTGAAAAAAGGTAGTAAAATCATAAATACAACATCAGTTACAGCCTATGAAGGCCATAAAAATTTAATTGATTATTCTGTTACAAAAGGGGCAATAGTAACATTTACCCGTTCTTTATCATTATCCTTAATTGAAAATGATATTCGAGTAAACGCTGTAGCTCCTGGACCAATCTGGACACCCTTTATCCCATCAAGCTTTCCTCCAGAAAAAGTAGAAAATTTTGGCTTGAATACTCCAATAAAGAGGGCAGGTCAACCCTTTGAATTAGCACCTACATATGTCTATTTAGCTTCTGATGATTCAAAATATGTATCAGGTCAGGTACTCCATGTTAATGGTGGTACTATGGTAAGTTCTTAA
- a CDS encoding FAD:protein FMN transferase — translation MKLNKERSFKAVCFMLLISITLLGCSAKNEDSSFKSDYKMGTIVQLKVYGAGVESTVEEAFTLIDELEQKMSLNIKGSEINQVNNSAGKKGVEVSIDTYRVIDRALNYAKLSQGYFDPTIGPVVKLWGIGSEEQQIPSKDELADKLKLVNYKQVKLNPEIKSISLATAGMILDVGGIAKGYAADKVIELLKGQGVKSAYISLGGNVSVLGAKPDGSDWKVGIQDPKAKTRGEIIGIVNVKDKTVVTSGNYERYFIEDGVRYHHILNPQTGYPARNGVISATIVAKSSFDADALSTAVYILGVEQGLQLVNTLDGVEAILITEDDQIYVTDKLKDKFKITKENKYSLIN, via the coding sequence GTGAAATTAAATAAGGAAAGATCTTTTAAAGCTGTTTGCTTTATGTTATTGATAAGTATAACTTTATTAGGGTGTTCAGCTAAAAATGAAGATTCTAGTTTTAAAAGTGATTATAAGATGGGAACGATAGTTCAACTGAAGGTTTATGGTGCAGGTGTAGAGAGTACAGTTGAAGAAGCCTTTACTTTAATAGATGAGTTAGAGCAGAAGATGAGCTTAAATATTAAAGGTAGTGAAATTAATCAAGTCAACAACTCTGCTGGTAAGAAAGGTGTAGAAGTAAGTATTGATACCTATCGAGTAATTGATAGAGCTTTAAATTATGCTAAGTTAAGCCAAGGGTACTTTGATCCTACTATCGGTCCAGTCGTTAAATTATGGGGGATAGGTAGTGAAGAACAGCAGATTCCTTCTAAAGATGAATTGGCAGATAAGTTGAAGTTAGTAAATTATAAGCAAGTAAAACTGAATCCTGAAATTAAAAGTATTAGCCTAGCAACAGCAGGTATGATTTTAGATGTAGGTGGGATTGCTAAAGGTTATGCTGCTGATAAGGTAATTGAACTATTAAAGGGTCAGGGAGTAAAGAGTGCTTATATCAGTCTTGGTGGGAATGTATCTGTCTTAGGTGCCAAACCTGATGGTTCTGATTGGAAGGTAGGGATTCAAGATCCTAAGGCTAAAACCCGTGGTGAAATAATAGGTATTGTAAATGTAAAGGATAAGACTGTGGTTACTTCTGGTAATTATGAACGTTATTTTATTGAAGATGGAGTTAGATATCACCATATTTTAAATCCACAGACCGGTTATCCAGCTAGAAATGGAGTTATTAGTGCTACTATTGTAGCTAAAAGCTCCTTTGATGCTGATGCGTTATCTACGGCTGTCTATATTCTAGGAGTAGAACAGGGATTACAATTGGTTAATACATTAGATGGTGTAGAGGCAATCTTGATTACTGAAGATGATCAAATCTATGTTACAGATAAATTGAAGGATAAGTTTAAAATCACTAAAGAGAATAAATATAGCTTAATAAATTAA
- a CDS encoding MerR family transcriptional regulator: protein MFKIGEFSKFTKVSKRMLRHYDKVGLFKPAKIDKLTGYRYYSAKQMPELIKIIIFRDVGFNIAEISRLVKMKDNEDILKELEMKKLEIEENINNQRKTISDINKIISTLGKEMITMDYKVEFKEIASCKVVSIRDKVKNYSKEVDLWAMLGNFAQKNQLQPNGNPFAIYHDSEYKESNVDIEVAMPVAELQENEGKFVFREVEPVPCVATLLYKGRYENIDRAFFFLANWIEDSEYESYGEVRQVSIKGAWNESKPDNYLVEVQIPVRKQNM from the coding sequence TTGTTTAAAATAGGAGAATTTTCAAAGTTTACAAAAGTATCTAAAAGAATGTTAAGGCATTATGATAAGGTTGGATTATTTAAGCCTGCAAAAATTGATAAATTAACAGGGTATCGTTACTATTCAGCAAAACAAATGCCAGAACTTATCAAAATAATTATATTTAGAGATGTTGGGTTTAACATAGCAGAAATATCTAGATTAGTTAAAATGAAAGATAATGAAGATATTTTAAAAGAATTAGAAATGAAAAAGTTGGAAATTGAAGAGAATATCAATAATCAAAGGAAAACTATATCTGATATTAATAAGATTATTTCTACATTAGGAAAGGAGATGATTACAATGGATTATAAAGTTGAATTCAAAGAAATAGCAAGTTGTAAAGTAGTATCGATAAGAGATAAGGTGAAGAATTATAGTAAAGAAGTTGACTTATGGGCTATGTTAGGTAATTTTGCTCAAAAGAATCAATTACAACCTAATGGTAATCCTTTTGCAATATATCATGACAGCGAGTATAAAGAAAGTAATGTAGATATTGAAGTTGCTATGCCTGTGGCAGAGTTACAAGAAAACGAAGGAAAATTTGTCTTTAGAGAAGTTGAACCCGTGCCATGTGTCGCAACACTTTTATATAAAGGGCGTTATGAAAACATTGATAGAGCCTTTTTCTTTCTTGCAAATTGGATTGAAGATAGTGAATATGAGTCTTATGGAGAAGTACGTCAAGTATCTATTAAAGGAGCATGGAATGAATCTAAGCCAGATAACTATCTAGTAGAAGTCCAAATACCTGTAAGAAAACAAAATATGTAG
- a CDS encoding glycoside hydrolase family 31 protein, which yields MNSSEIIDNGSLTGDNSYFIFSELVDYQKEGNVLFLRLTEGSIALEFLTSDILRVIMAKGDNQIDFSSTPAVVDHTLNYNNFSILDRTEVLEVKTESLKILINKKKFSLSFYDLEDNLIHQDYNDHALGWSGDQVRAWKKLEEQERFYGLGEKTGYLDKRGRKYTMWNTDTFNPHVPSTDPLYQSIPFLIGFNQGRSYGIYFDNSYQTYFDLGLNSKEYYSFWAEGGKLDYYFINGSNIKEIIKSYTNLTGRMPLPPKWSLGYHQSRYSYHPEAEVREIAQKFREKEIPCDVIHLDIHYMDEYKVFTWNEKEFPQPKQMLSDLGEDGFKVVTIIDPGVKKDPRYKLYQEGLEHDYFCKYLDGEYYIGKVWPGDCVFPDFTKAEVRRWWGDKHHLLLEQGVKGIWNDMNEPGIFSDTSTMDIEVVHDNDGDMGTHSRFHNLYGLLEGQATYEGLKRYNSKERPFVLTRAGFSGIQRYSAVWTGDNRSFWIHLEMAIPMLINMGLSGITFCGTDVGGFADNSDGELLTRWIQLGLFMPFLRNHCAINNINQEPWSFGKKYEEIIRKYLKLRYRFLTHLYNLFYQAHQSGLPIMRPLVLEYPEDEKTYNLSDQFMVGDSVLVAPVYQPDRSERMVYLPKGEWHDFWTGHSYQGEEHIIAKAPLDTMPIFIKAGAILPLSPVMNYVGEEKIEELELNIYLSGDVKEGSYCLYEDDGSSFAYQQGRYNIREFSYLYQTDRLEFNIDSLADDYQLEYSNYLIRFRNLDLEPSVVMIDGVKSNQWEYNHGGLELKVEIEASKIEIK from the coding sequence ATGAATAGCTCAGAGATTATAGATAATGGTAGTTTAACTGGAGATAATAGTTATTTTATCTTTAGTGAGCTTGTAGATTATCAAAAGGAAGGGAACGTATTATTTTTAAGGCTAACAGAGGGGAGTATAGCCTTAGAGTTTTTAACTAGTGATATCCTTAGAGTAATCATGGCTAAAGGTGATAATCAAATTGATTTTAGTAGTACCCCAGCAGTAGTTGACCATACTTTGAATTATAATAATTTTAGTATCTTAGATAGAACAGAAGTATTAGAGGTTAAAACAGAGTCCTTAAAGATTTTAATCAATAAGAAGAAGTTTTCTTTAAGCTTTTATGACTTAGAAGACAATCTAATTCACCAAGATTATAATGACCATGCTCTTGGTTGGAGTGGAGATCAGGTTAGAGCATGGAAGAAGTTAGAGGAGCAAGAGAGATTCTATGGGCTTGGAGAGAAGACAGGATATTTAGATAAGCGGGGGCGTAAGTATACTATGTGGAATACCGATACCTTCAACCCCCATGTACCAAGTACTGACCCCTTATATCAATCTATTCCTTTTTTAATTGGATTTAATCAAGGGAGAAGCTATGGAATTTACTTTGACAATAGCTATCAGACTTACTTTGATCTAGGATTGAATTCTAAGGAGTATTATTCCTTCTGGGCTGAAGGTGGGAAGCTAGATTACTATTTTATCAATGGTTCTAATATCAAAGAGATAATTAAATCCTATACCAATTTAACAGGCAGGATGCCACTACCACCAAAATGGTCTTTAGGCTATCACCAATCCCGTTATAGCTATCATCCTGAAGCAGAGGTTAGAGAAATAGCCCAGAAGTTTAGAGAGAAGGAGATTCCCTGTGATGTAATCCATCTTGATATTCATTATATGGATGAATACAAGGTCTTTACTTGGAATGAGAAGGAATTTCCTCAACCTAAACAGATGCTAAGTGACTTAGGTGAGGATGGTTTTAAAGTAGTAACGATTATCGATCCTGGGGTAAAAAAAGACCCTCGTTATAAGTTATATCAGGAGGGGCTTGAGCATGATTACTTCTGTAAATACCTAGACGGAGAATATTATATTGGTAAGGTCTGGCCTGGTGATTGTGTTTTTCCAGACTTTACAAAGGCAGAGGTTAGAAGGTGGTGGGGAGATAAGCATCACCTATTGTTAGAGCAAGGTGTAAAAGGAATCTGGAATGATATGAATGAACCAGGTATCTTCAGTGATACCAGCACTATGGATATTGAAGTAGTCCATGATAATGATGGTGATATGGGAACTCATAGCCGTTTTCATAATTTATATGGCTTGTTAGAGGGGCAGGCTACTTATGAAGGGCTAAAGAGATATAATTCTAAGGAACGTCCCTTTGTCTTAACGAGAGCAGGCTTTTCAGGGATTCAACGTTATTCAGCTGTCTGGACAGGGGATAATCGTAGCTTTTGGATTCATTTAGAGATGGCGATACCGATGTTGATAAATATGGGTCTTTCTGGAATTACCTTCTGTGGAACTGATGTAGGGGGATTTGCTGATAACAGCGATGGGGAGCTGTTGACCCGTTGGATACAGCTAGGTCTATTTATGCCTTTTTTGAGAAACCATTGTGCCATTAATAATATCAACCAAGAGCCTTGGTCTTTTGGCAAGAAGTATGAAGAGATAATTAGAAAGTATCTTAAGTTACGTTATAGGTTCTTAACCCATCTTTATAACCTCTTCTATCAAGCTCATCAAAGTGGATTACCTATAATGAGACCTTTAGTTTTAGAGTATCCTGAAGATGAGAAGACCTATAATCTCTCAGACCAGTTTATGGTCGGTGATAGTGTCCTAGTAGCTCCAGTATACCAACCAGATAGAAGTGAGCGGATGGTCTATCTACCTAAGGGAGAATGGCATGATTTCTGGACTGGGCATAGCTATCAAGGTGAAGAGCATATTATAGCTAAGGCACCTTTAGACACGATGCCGATCTTTATTAAAGCAGGTGCTATTCTACCTTTATCCCCAGTGATGAATTATGTAGGGGAAGAGAAGATAGAGGAACTTGAGTTAAATATATACTTAAGTGGTGATGTTAAAGAAGGTAGCTATTGTCTCTATGAAGACGATGGGAGCAGCTTTGCTTATCAGCAAGGGAGATATAATATAAGGGAGTTTAGTTATCTCTATCAAACTGATAGATTAGAGTTTAACATAGATAGTCTAGCAGATGATTATCAATTAGAGTATAGTAATTACTTAATTAGATTTAGGAATTTAGATTTAGAACCTAGCGTAGTAATGATAGATGGAGTTAAAAGTAATCAATGGGAATATAATCATGGTGGCTTAGAACTTAAGGTAGAGATTGAGGCAAGTAAGATAGAGATTAAATAA
- a CDS encoding polyprenyl synthetase family protein codes for MFWDRFPLIKEEVVQFEDYLQGTLVSRQPLIQEAISDLAKSGGKRIRPALLMLTAKFGEYKREEVWSLAAALEILHMATLIHDDIIDDANLRRGSETVQSKYGKDVAVFAGDYLFTLTFDILAGEATNEQLKQVSNIIKQICEGEIQQHQDRYNIDVTYKGYFKRVKSKTALLFEGSCALGAGSAGLPKATVRNLGHYGRYIGMAFQLVDDLFDFTKSSSSIGKPKGNDFTQGIYTLPILYTLYESSYGEKLAELLDNPLENNQEIKDIITNNGSLDYTMKVAKTYINKAKKKIKGLAGNPYHQILIDLADIVVNRDY; via the coding sequence GTGTTTTGGGATAGATTCCCCCTTATTAAAGAAGAGGTAGTTCAATTTGAAGATTATTTACAAGGGACTTTAGTCAGTAGGCAGCCCTTGATTCAAGAAGCTATTTCAGATTTGGCTAAATCAGGTGGTAAGAGAATTAGACCAGCTTTATTGATGTTAACAGCCAAATTTGGTGAATATAAGAGAGAAGAGGTATGGTCATTAGCGGCTGCTTTAGAGATTTTGCATATGGCAACTTTAATCCATGATGATATTATAGATGATGCTAATTTACGGCGTGGATCTGAAACTGTACAATCTAAATATGGTAAGGATGTAGCTGTCTTTGCTGGAGATTATCTCTTTACTTTGACCTTTGATATCTTAGCAGGAGAAGCTACAAATGAACAGCTAAAGCAAGTGTCTAATATAATTAAGCAAATTTGTGAAGGTGAGATTCAACAGCATCAAGATAGATATAATATAGATGTAACTTATAAAGGTTATTTTAAAAGGGTTAAGAGTAAGACTGCACTATTATTTGAAGGAAGCTGTGCTTTAGGAGCAGGTAGTGCAGGTCTACCTAAGGCAACAGTTAGAAACCTTGGTCATTATGGGCGTTATATAGGAATGGCCTTCCAACTAGTGGATGACCTCTTTGACTTTACTAAAAGTAGTAGTAGTATTGGTAAGCCGAAAGGAAATGATTTTACCCAAGGTATCTATACCTTACCAATCTTATATACCCTTTATGAAAGTAGCTATGGCGAGAAGTTGGCAGAGTTATTAGATAATCCATTAGAGAATAATCAAGAAATTAAAGATATTATAACAAATAATGGTTCTTTAGATTATACCATGAAGGTAGCCAAAACCTATATCAATAAGGCTAAAAAGAAGATTAAAGGTTTAGCAGGTAATCCTTATCATCAGATATTGATAGACTTGGCTGATATAGTTGTAAATAGAGATTATTAA